Proteins from one Mesoplodon densirostris isolate mMesDen1 chromosome 1, mMesDen1 primary haplotype, whole genome shotgun sequence genomic window:
- the LOC132489328 gene encoding HMG box transcription factor BBX-like produces MKGSHRNKDYSAEGEGAGKRPKRKCLQWHPLLAKKLLDFSEEEEEEDEEEDIDKVQLVGAAGLEQDGETEDDESPEQRARRPMNAFLLFCKRHRSLVRQEHRNRLDNRGATKILADWWAVLDPKEKQKYTDMAKEYKHAFMKANPGYKWCATTNKPVKSPTSTVNPREKLWAFPSDSSRALPSPKKTKPEEMPQLNFGMADPTQMGGLSMLLLAGEHVLGTPEISSGTCRPDVSESSELRQESPLFQFAEISSGTSHPDVPSKQCQASALFQFAEICLKTSQLGGAEPVKRCGESALFQLAEMCLASEGVKMEESKLIKAKESDGGRIQELEKGKEEREMKMEKIDEARFQKEAEFEKSAKENVRDSKELRNFEELRMDDIMGIKMEAPKAIKKEELEEDQKCSHFPDFSYSGSSKIIISDVPSRKDHMCHPHGIRIIEIPTALSKPEKLKKEKKKTKMDRQGNDKSTPKKTCKKRQSSESDIESVMYTIEAVAKGDWGIEKLGDTPRKQVHTSSSGKGSILDAKPPKKKVKSREKKMSKERSSDTTQESRPQDFISISASKNISGEVPEGIKAEPLTPTEDALPPSLSGQAKPEDSECHRKIETCGSRKSERSCKGALYKTLVSEGMLTSLRANVGRGKRRSGKGKSSDHEECWHEESWTFHQSGTSGSKKFKKTKPKEDSLLGSAKLDEEFEKKFNSLPQYSPVTFDQKCVPVPRKKKKSGHMSSEPTQTSKGSGDKWSNKQLFLAAIHPTEAIFSEDRNTTEPAYKVTNAPSIPNTPEPTRAQEPLVGSQKRKARKTKITHLVRTADGRVSPAGGTLDDKPKEHLQRSLVKVTETGCNDACSHNRGATETRSSTPEMPAVSAFFSLAVPAEVAAMEHA; encoded by the exons atgaaaggcagtcatagaaataaagattattccgcagaaggagaaggagctggaaaacgaccaaaacgaaagtgccttcagtggcatccattgctagcaaagaaacttcttgacttttcagaagaggaagaagaggaagacgaaGAGGAGGATATTGATAAGGTTCAACTTGTTGGGGCCGCTGGTCTAGagcaagatggtgaaactgaagatgatgaatcaccagaacagcgagcccggagaccaatgaatgcatttctcttattttgcaaacgtcatcgctctcttgtacgtcaggaacacaggaacaggcttgataaccgaggtgctaccaagatactagctgattggtgggctgttctcgatccaaaggaaaagcagaaatacacagacatggccaaggagtataaacatgcatttatgaaagcaaatcctggctacaaatggtgtgctaccacaaacaagcctgtgaaatccccaacatccactgtcaatccacgggagaaactatgggccttcccatctgactcttcaagagccttgccaagccccaagaaaacaaagcctgaagaaatgcctcagcttaactttgggatggctgatcctactcaaatgggaggcctgagcatgctgcttttagctggagaacatgttcttggtacaccagagatatcctctggcacttgcaggcctgatgtttcagaatcctctgaattgcgtcaggagtcaccattatttcagtttgccgagatatcttcaggtacctcccaccctgatgttccgtcaaaacaatgtcaagcatcagccttgtttcagtttgcagagatctgtttgaagacttcacagttgggcggtgctgaacctgtaaaacgctgtggagagtctgcactctttcaactggcagagatgtgcctggcatcagagggggtgaaaatggaagaatcaaagctaataaaagccaaagaatcagatggcggaagaattcaagaactggagaagggcaaggaagaaagagaaatgaaaatggagaaaatagatgaagccaggttccagaaagaagcagaatttgaaaaatcagctaaggaaaatgtaagagattctaaggaattaagaaattttgaggagctgcgaatggatgatataatgggtataaaaatggaagctcctaaagcaattaaaaaggaagaattagaggaagatcaaaaatgtagtcacttccctgatttttcttactctggcagtagcaagataataataagcgatgttcccagtaggaaggatcacatgtgccatcctcatggcattaggatcatcgagattcccacagcgttaagcaaaccagaaaagctaaaaaaggaaaagaagaaaaccaaaatggatcGACAGGGAAATGATAAATCCACACCCAAGAAGACTTGCAAAAAGAGGCAGTCCTCGGAATCTGATATCGAGAGTGTCATGTACACCATTGAAGCTGTTGCAAAGGGAGACTGGGGCATCGAGAAGCTTGGAGATACCCCTCGCAAGCAGGTGCATACATCCTCGAGTGGCAAGGGAAGCATTTTGGATGCCAAGccaccaaagaagaaagtgaaatcaagagagaagaaaatgtcaaaggagagatcctcagacaccacccaagagtcaagacctcaagattttatcagtatttctgccagcaagaacatttctggtgaggtcccagagggtataaaagcagaacctttgacccctacggaggatgcattaccacccagtctatcgggacaggccaagcctgaggacagtgagtgtcacagaaaaatagagacttgtggctcccggaaatctgagaggtcttgcaaaggtgctctttataaaaccctggtgtctgagggtatgctcacctctctgcgagctaatgttggcagagggaaacgaaggtcaggaaaaggaaagtcctctgatcatgaagagtgttggcatgaagaaagctggacatttcaccagagtgggaccagtggaagcaagaagttcaagaagacaaagccaaaggaagactctctccttggctcagcaaagctggatgaagaatttgaaaagaaattcaacagcctccctcagtatagtcctgttacatttgaccagaaatgtgtacctgtcccaagaaaaaagaagaagagcggacatatgtcctcagaaccgacccaaaccagcaaag gaagtggggataaatggtcaaacaagcaactcttcttggctgccattcaccctacagaagccatattttcagaagacagaaacaccacagagcctgcttataaggttacaaatgccccatccattcccaacactccagagccaacaagggcgcaagaacccttggtgggcagtcaaaagagaaaagcaaggaaaaccaagatcacacaccttGTCAGGACAGCAGATGGCCGGGTATCACCAGCAGGAGGTACTTTGGATGACAAACCAAAGGAACACCTGCAGAGGAGTCTTGTTAAGGTGACCGAGACAGGCTGCAATGACGCATGCTCACACAACCGAGGGGCCACGGAGACGCGGAGCAGCACCCCGGAGATGCCCGCCGTGTCTGCGTTCTTCAGCCTCGCTGTGCCGGCCGAAGTGGCTGCCATGGAACATgcatag